The Dermacentor andersoni chromosome 1, qqDerAnde1_hic_scaffold, whole genome shotgun sequence genomic interval GAGTAAACCAGTCAGTAACGGGCTCTTCGCGTCAATTGTCTACTGTCTCCGCCGTCTCTAATGCGGTGTAGTCTTAATTAGTCGTCCCTAACCAACTAGCCTCGTGCTGAGCATATCACACTACTTGTTTCTGTAATATGTCTCCGTTCTTGTACGGCTACTGTCTGTCAGTTGAAACTTTAGACTGTTAATTGCCTCGCTAATTTAGCCGATGTCTCTGGCAGGCCCAATAACGTTCACACGTTGTAACGGTGCTTTTCGTTTGCACTCACTGAAATACGCGGTTTTCCGGCAGAATTAAGTGCACAGTTGAAGTATTGTTCGGTGCTTTAGTCATCTTGGAAATTTCTGTCGCTGGTGTTGTGTATGAAAAATTCTTCCTGCTTGCTGCGCTATACGAAGGACAAAGCAGAGACCGACACACATGTGCGCAGCAATGTCTCTTTTTTGTCCTTCGTATAACAGCATAGCGCAGCAAGCAGAAAGAtgccgtaccaactagccccagtCGAAGCTTTACTGATGGAAAATTCACAGTCTCAATGATGTGCAACAGTTACGCTGGATAATTGACGACTGTTCCCACCGCTTTGCACCCCAAATTTTGCGTGCCAGTTCTTGGCGAAACCACTGAGGAAGCGATGCACGAAATAAGCTAACATTTCAACATTTGCGAGGCTTAAATGCATGGCGTGCAACCAACCTGAGTCGTTGTCACCCGATATCTTCAAAGATCGAAGCCTTCCGAACTTCCACTCACTGCTTTCTCAAGCTATTGTGCTTCTACGTTTATAGAATATTACTGCATTCGAAATTGGCTTTATGACTAAAAGTCTGGCTACGAAATACTTTATGCTTTTAGGCTCGTTTCTCGACCACATATTCCAACGGGGGCtgaatgcaaaagtgctcgtGCTTGTAGGGTGCGCGCGATAAAGAACCCACGTGGTGTGAATTAATCGGGAGCTAACCACTGCGGCGTCTCCCAAGCCCGTGAGTTGCTACGGCAGCTCAAGccctataactttttttttttttacataaccaCAGAGATACTTCGCAAACACTCTTGTTCAAAGTTATAACATTTCATCACCGCTGGGATAAGCGTTTTTCTTGCTATGCATGCTGTCTGTAGTGTCACAGCGCTTGCTCTTAAGTTTTCAACATGTGGCGTTCTGATATCGATGCGttagtttgttttctttttcttttcttatgtgGTTAAGTGCACAATATCCTACAAATAATCCCTCGATTTCATTTTATCCGCTCTTACACtgaactttcttttttactattTTCATTTTACAGTTACATATGCGACTTCTCAGTGCCGAGTCACACAAGCAAGCAAGTTTCGACCGGTGTTGAGGTGGCAGCGTATCTATTCTTCtcattaattatttatttatgcgTATTTCAAAATGAGGAACAGTCTCCGCCTCGCTGCGCCCACTACTGCAGAACACAAAGTCCTGCGCATCGGTGCCATCGCGCCAGCATTACAATAGAAAAGCGAGTGGGCTAGTTTGGGTTCTGCGATGCGTATCGACAGCGCGGAAACGAGACGAGAAGAACGTAAGCGCTGGCTTCcgacaaaatttttatttcttgaaaGGCGCCAGCAATATATACACTTGCGCCCACGTATCGATAATCAATGAACCATTCGGGGTGCATCAAGCACGATCACACGGTTTATTGATGACTGAAACGGTGTGTGCAAGTGTATACACTCGTTTTTTTGAAAGAAAAGTATTAGTTGATGATTACGCTTTCATTTATTCCTTGTAATTATTGTCATGGATTCGGCAGTGCTTGagtatactactactactactactctttTCGCTTACTTTCTGGCTTGCTCAAGCCCTTATTCATGCTAGTACTCTTCCTTTGTTTAGATCCATTGCCTACTTATCGCCCTTGTAACGGATGCTGGGAGCTAGTCAAGCTGCTTCGTTGCGCCCTTTTCTCCCATCGTCCCTCGCACGTCCTGCACGAAAAATAGCAAAAATCCCACTCTCTCCCGCCGCAGGCGCCTACGGGTCAGCAGCTGGACCGGCCACTGGGAGCGCGGCCGGCGGCGCACGTGTTCGCCGCTCCGCGCGCGCCGCGGCGGAGGCGTCGCGGAGCAGCGCAACAGCGTCGCTGCAATAACGGGGTCACTGAGCCGAGTGCCGCGCCGTGGGGTCGATCGATCGACACCGGGGCGACGCAGTCACGCGGTGGCCGGCACCGCTGCGCTGACGAACGGAAACACAACACGAGTCCCTTTTGTCGACGCCACCTTCGCACGAGCGAGGTTGCCCggggaaataaagaaacaaaaaaggaataacTGCGCTTGACCCTGCGACGACGCGGGATGTCCGCCAAAGAAGCAGGGTCACCAGATCGCCAGAACTCTCTCTGCCTGTCTACCTTCCGAGTTCCTTTCTTTCCTGCATACTTAATCAAGTTCACTTCCACCCGTACCCCGCCCCTTACCCATTCTCTTTATCATTCTTTGACCGCAGCGCAGGATAGTTCGGGTGCCTGCAAAGCAGTGAGGCAGTTACGATTCCCGTGGAGAGCAACACACCTTTCTCTTCTCAAAGTCTACTAGACAATGATCCCCccactccaaaaaaaaaagagagagaaaaaaagaaaagaaaaaggaagcgacCTCGCAAGCCTGTTCATATGCAGTGGTGTTCCGTTAATTCGACCTCGACGGAGACTGCTGATGGGTTTTGTAAGCCCACAATCGGATTTGAATAAGGGTTTACCACGCGTGAAATATACCTTATCGTGCTTGGGGCAGTTAAACGCGGTCACATTAAGGGTGCGTCAGGTAGCGTGATGGCCAGCTAGCAGTCGGTTGTTATCGGTTTTCCGCTTCACCGTCTATCTCTCGCCCAGCTTGCGCATACGCCccctccacccccacccccccaatTCGGcgtattaacttttttttttatgaatctAATAATAAAAGGCGGTTCGACCGAGTGgttcggacgagaaccggcgtattcagcatggtatggccgatggccgACCGAGTGGTTGAACCGTCATTTATTATGGTCGCCGTCCGCATGTTCTAGCCCGTCTAGATTGATGAAACAGAACGCACTTCGCCACGAATGACGCTGACAATACAAAGCTCATGTAATGGCAAGAAGTACTCAGTGTCAAGCGACAGCACGAGTGATCCGAGTTCTCAGAGACCCCGCTAACTTAGATTTTTGTAAATACAATGTGATACTGGCAAAGATGTTCCGCTTATTTTTAATCCCGAATTGACCGTGTCTTCTACGTCAATATAGTAAGAAACGGGCAGCACATAAGCCTTGAAGGATGCCACAGTGAAAGACCCCGGTCATCGCCTATTGCAGTAGCGTGGGTGTTATCACATTTCGCTCCAATGAAGATGTGCCACTCGCAgttaaattatttttaaaaaagaaGGCCCGGTCCCATTGGTTATTAGCCGTACGTGTGTGCGAATATTTGCacttcggttttttttttaattatttgcaatgaaaaaaaagaagaatagttGTTTTCGTCTGCTTAACGAACAGCTGTAAGACTGCTTGTTGCGTCTTAACGTGTGTTTACGTTTTCCTTCAGCTATGCGATGAGCACTTCTGAGTTTGCGCTTGTTATAATTAGGTGTACTTGAACCTTGTTGATAGGTTTTTCGACTTACCTGCAGTGAATTCTTACACTGCAGTTCAAGACGTTTGAAAGATCTAGAGCAATCGAGCAAGACGCCAAACGAGCCCACCAGCGGAAGACAGATTCTTACAAAGCAAAGGACATCAtcaggaaactttttttttttttatggggttttacgtgccaaaaccactttctgattatgaggcacgccgtagtggaggactccggaaatttcgaccacctggggttctttaacgtgcacctaaatctaagcacgcgggtgttttcgcatttcgcccccatcgaaatgcggccgccatggccgggattcgatcccgcgacctcgtgctcagcagcccgacaccatagccactgagcaaccacggcgggtcatcatgaaacttaaaaagaaaaggaaaactagGCAGGCGTCTCCGCAAAAACAACTTCTTTGATGCCGCTGTTTCACTTTCCTATGTCAGATAATTCTTGTATTTTTCCAACCGATATTCAGCATTTTCGATTACAGCTATCTTTTGGCGCTTGTCATTCCTCATCAGCCGCAAAGCGGTTTCCGCAGGCTAGTGGGGCTTCTGGTAGATAACGCTGCTAGCTAAGATTGCCGTCtatgcctgggccgaaagggtcgctcctcgtgaggggccatcctaggactcgggcctgccagatcataactgatcagaatctcaataaagttgttaccaccaccaccatgctTTACATTAAGGGTGCTTCTTGGCATGTAtttgtctctttcttttctttttcgtcaatgGTCACCTCCTTATTTTTCTTCTAGCCCTACTGTTTTCATACTAATTACTtgttttctttctatctttttatttttttcttccttttctgttttGTAATCATAGCGTGAATATTTTGTCTTCTCATTCTAGTGGCCATCTCCCTGTAGGTAAGTACCATTTCGACAGTGGCACAACAACACCGTACCCTGGTGCCtgaatttaaaaaagaagaaaaaaaacagttaATATGCATAAAAACATCGGCGTTCGAGGGGACGAAATTTACCGATTGGTCCGATAACACTTTCAAAAAGAGACGCTGGCAGCAGTCACAGACACGTGCGAACTATTGCCCGCGATTAGGTTTCTTATCAACGCTTCGGAACTGTTCGACGGCGGAACTTTGATTAGGAATGCAAGGCTTTCGCGACAGAGAAGACGCCGGCTGGCGGGACGGGAAGCGGAGTCCCGCTCAAGATGGCCGCCGCAAGGCATTCTCGCGAATGCAGCGCCGCCTCGTTGAGCAGCTGGCcgtcggcggtggcggcggcggggCGGCCGGGCGGCGGCGCAGTGGCCGAGGCCAGCTGCGGCGAGGCAGCCTCAGGCGGCGCGCGAGCTGCTCTGGCGTTTCCTCCGGGGCCCGCTGGCAGCCGGCGGCGGCGCTGACGAGGACGACGAAGCCGAGGACGACAGGCGCAGCTCGTTCCAGGCCATGGCGGCCACCGTGGAGCCGTGCCGCCGCCGGTGCGGGCCCGGTCCCGCCCGGCGGCGTCGTCGACGGCAGCGCCTCGTCCGGGAAGGTCGCCCAGAGGTCGGTGCGATGGCGTCGTCCGCGCGCTATATTTAGTCGTCAGTCTCTTCGCGTGGGAGACTATGACCCCGAGCGAATGGCAGTCCTCGTGCGCGATTGGGCTCGCTAGCTGCCGGCTCCGCGCCGAGTATCTGGCTAGGCAGCTTTACTGCAAGCCTTTCACTTCCATGGATGACCAGCCCGCCGCGGTGGTGCGCTGTCCGCCGTGCCGTCAACAGTCGCAGTCGTCCACTTCTGTCAACGGCTCGACGGGATCCTGGCCGCCGAGCACCGCGGCGCCGCAAGACGCGTCCAACTTCCTGGTACGTACGGGCCGCGCTCTGTACGACCGCCTTTTTTCGCTGCTCCAAGATCAAGCCACCGACTGCGTCGTTCAATACTGCGAGCAGGGCTCCAACGCTGATGACCCGTCGCCATCGTCTtccgtcgatgaagctgcggatgCACAGGCGTCTGAGAAAACAGTTCCGCCAGCTGCCGACTCGTGCGGGCAAGAAGATCTTGTTGTCGTAGAGGAACCCCGAAGCGTGACTCCGCCTGAGCGCCTGCCTCAAAGTGCCGCCGTAGCTCCCGACACGGTGCTCTGCGTCCCTCGCGAGCTGGAGGTCAAGAGCGCCGGGAATGTCAAGGGCGATGCAGAGGAGGAGCCGCGCCGCTACCCAGCCGAGCGAGACGTGGTGCGCGCCGCGCTCGCACATCGCCCCCTGGACGACGGCTTTCGCTTCCCCATCGTGCAAGAGCTGGTGCGGCCTGGCGTGCTTGTGCACAACGAGAGCGACTCCTCATGCGACCTCTCGGACGACGCCTTCCACGACGCCGCTGACGGGCTCGCCGAGGAATTTCGCGACGGCAGCGGTTCCTCGGAGACCAGCAACGAGGAAAAGGCACTCGCGGCGCAGAACGCGTCTGGCAGGACTGCTGCTCCAGCCAACCCTACTACCACAGACGCTACAACCACCGACACAGCTACCGTCACCGCTGCGACCACTGACGTCGCGGCCACAATCGCTTCTCCAGATGCTGTTTCCTCGCCTCCCGCCATTTCGTCAGTGGCCACTTCACCCGACGTGGGCTCCTTGTCGGTGAGCGGCAGTTCGACACAGGTGGCGTCTCCAAGCCGGCCTCGGTCGTCGCGCTTCGCGAAGCACCGATTCACCGAGGCTCCCTCGCGTAAGGTGACGCCCAAAGCGCCCGAAGTGCCGGAGCATCCGTCCGACGAGTCCTCGTCGTCTGAGACCATGTCGCCCGTCGCAGACACCCAGATGCCGCCGGCCACTCCACCTAAACGAGACTCGGTGGACAGCGACGATGACGAGGCTGGCCGCGCCGTCCTGGTGCGCAGCACGTCGCTCAAGAGCGGCAAGAGTCCACCGGGTACGCCGTTCAAGAAGAAGATCGTGCGCTTCGCCGACGCGCTAGGTCTCGACCTGGCTGCCGTGCGGACCATCGTGTCCGAGGAGCTGCCCTTGGTACCGGCTTCCGCCTTCACGCATCTCCAGCTGGCGCCGCTGGTGCGGTCGCCACCGCCGTGCACGCTAGAGCTAAAGGCACTGTTTTCGCAGCCCGGCGCCAGCCCAACGTTCATGACCCGGCTGACGAGC includes:
- the LOC126547300 gene encoding uncharacterized protein produces the protein MTPSEWQSSCAIGLASCRLRAEYLARQLYCKPFTSMDDQPAAVVRCPPCRQQSQSSTSVNGSTGSWPPSTAAPQDASNFLVRTGRALYDRLFSLLQDQATDCVVQYCEQGSNADDPSPSSSVDEAADAQASEKTVPPAADSCGQEDLVVVEEPRSVTPPERLPQSAAVAPDTVLCVPRELEVKSAGNVKGDAEEEPRRYPAERDVVRAALAHRPLDDGFRFPIVQELVRPGVLVHNESDSSCDLSDDAFHDAADGLAEEFRDGSGSSETSNEEKALAAQNASGRTAAPANPTTTDATTTDTATVTAATTDVAATIASPDAVSSPPAISSVATSPDVGSLSVSGSSTQVASPSRPRSSRFAKHRFTEAPSRKVTPKAPEVPEHPSDESSSSETMSPVADTQMPPATPPKRDSVDSDDDEAGRAVLVRSTSLKSGKSPPGTPFKKKIVRFADALGLDLAAVRTIVSEELPLVPASAFTHLQLAPLVRSPPPCTLELKALFSQPGASPTFMTRLTSQRVCLESVVSSGCALHAVIRVLNVAFEKLVVLRYSLDNWRSFCDLRAVYLPGSSDGISDRFGVDVYLTPQGDAQLQMCVRYVVGDQEYWDNNEGANYCFEFRDSPKDEPEVTPLMNYL